Proteins from a single region of Parasedimentitalea psychrophila:
- a CDS encoding encapsulin has translation MSETLNWNDDQWNKVRQTVHDQALRARVAASFLPLFGPLPNDAQMVPSNTLKYHSPGSGSVGRMRIDDYTSIRLTSLSVNVYLKNAQVADPELTSALIMFRRAANIIARVEDAIIFNGQEDTNDGPKSDAGISIADKVWRVSGGQKTLGLIKEGEDANKQKIEPDNEDSDTGQQVFHAVVNAIQKIEKQGYHGPFACVMSDSLFTAITKPMPASMILPRDSILPFLDAPLLRSSALPDGKAIVVSLHGAPVEIVVPNDISVRHLQTTPEAEHVFRVQQRFVLRIKEPGAIATIFK, from the coding sequence ATGAGCGAAACGTTAAACTGGAATGACGATCAATGGAACAAGGTCCGCCAGACCGTTCACGATCAGGCGTTGCGCGCTCGCGTCGCAGCTTCGTTTCTGCCTCTGTTCGGACCTTTGCCCAACGATGCGCAAATGGTGCCGTCCAACACACTGAAATACCACAGCCCAGGTTCGGGGAGCGTCGGTCGAATGCGCATTGACGACTACACGTCAATTCGGCTGACTTCGCTTTCCGTGAATGTCTATCTCAAGAATGCGCAGGTCGCTGATCCTGAACTGACCAGCGCGCTTATCATGTTTCGCCGCGCCGCCAACATTATTGCGCGTGTCGAGGATGCAATCATTTTCAACGGTCAAGAAGACACTAACGATGGTCCCAAGAGCGATGCCGGGATTAGTATCGCCGATAAAGTCTGGCGCGTCAGCGGCGGGCAGAAAACGCTGGGCCTGATCAAGGAGGGCGAGGACGCAAACAAGCAAAAGATTGAGCCAGACAATGAAGATTCTGATACGGGGCAACAGGTATTTCATGCCGTTGTGAACGCGATCCAAAAAATCGAGAAGCAAGGCTATCACGGCCCCTTTGCCTGCGTGATGTCCGATAGTCTATTTACTGCGATCACCAAGCCAATGCCGGCGTCGATGATCCTGCCGCGTGACAGCATCCTGCCTTTCCTCGATGCACCACTTCTACGTTCCAGTGCCTTGCCCGACGGAAAGGCCATTGTTGTGTCGCTTCACGGTGCCCCGGTCGAGATTGTCGTCCCCAACGACATCTCGGTGCGTCACCTGCAGACGACCCCCGAGGCAGAGCATGTCTTTCGGGTGCAGCAACGTTTTGTCCTGCGCATCAAAGAGCCAGGAGCGATCGCGACAATCTTCAAGTAA
- a CDS encoding adenylate/guanylate cyclase domain-containing protein translates to MSRTLQDLLSAHGLNDLVELFAVEKIDPSMVHDLTDDDLKEIGLKLGQRKRFRAAINTETVPFPARPRMPAERRQLTVAFIDLVDSTTLATTLDPEDLREVITSYLDIAVATMKAHGGFLAYTQGDGLMVYFGYPVAQEDDPSRAIRAALATAAVVQGMETLAPNPLKVRIGVATGRVVVGDMPGDSATPRDFVVGETPNLATRMQSLANPGEVVVAEATQHLTSGTFDFDARGSVLVKGFGELRTVFAVIRETTGKSRFDAHAVDGVQSIVGREAELKTLAGYWDAACAGNGNICLIEGPPGIGKSRLVRGIYSLAGRAAVEWQCAPHLTNRALHPMVAELERDAGIKRSDTADIRQAKAAALIADTQGLSEADLPYLASLVSAPMENGAQLEAQVRARLTFEALKRRVEGMTTLGPVLVVLEDAHWADPTTLEFLDLLSEHIADLPLLLLVTFRPRFTPSDTLKSSGETLILEPLDPDAGIALVNNIGGEGTLPVVLARRIIEKTDGVPLFIEELTKSILDAALDDDAVMAESHDVVDIPTTLQALLMSRLDRTGVAKEVAQLGAVIGREFTVQMINAIAPVGSDLDVSFQLLEGSELLHRGGLLGPEYFVFNHALVQDTAYESMLRSRRQEVHLALALAMLNGEPAFGVQEPETIARHCEFGGLIEEAIEYWTLAGHEAMDRVANLAALAHFTSALHLLENQPEGSKREDSELGIQMALMAVSMSIYGWGSSKVADAAFRSRDIARSLNNGEALYGATWGIWTMHFLRGELVHGINVAQEVSNMADAVGAPLLLTTADHAVCYTQYYRGELREAFDRYVLGMSRFDPAVDVEIMKNFQITSGLALMDSGAASAWLMGREAEAVEGMQQMLSYMDQLDHSPSYAYGLGALGHFSMVQRNWARMAEVAEQNKALSSDLGYLMWERVADLQLVISRAYLDNKLAESVDQARTAQDQFTASGTRLTELLSIPPVVEMMIAADRAEDGLKLVEDRIARALKHHERLNLADLYRARGLAFQALGDLKRAQGDLEIARKIAQAQGAVKLVERAELQLKELVA, encoded by the coding sequence GTGTCACGGACTTTACAGGATTTACTTTCTGCTCATGGATTGAATGATCTAGTTGAACTCTTCGCCGTCGAAAAAATCGATCCCTCGATGGTGCATGATCTGACTGACGATGATCTTAAAGAAATCGGTTTAAAGCTCGGTCAGCGCAAGCGGTTCCGCGCGGCGATCAACACAGAAACGGTTCCGTTTCCCGCCCGCCCGCGAATGCCTGCGGAACGACGACAGCTCACAGTGGCTTTCATAGATCTGGTGGACTCAACCACTTTGGCAACCACGCTGGACCCGGAAGATCTGCGAGAGGTCATCACAAGTTATCTCGACATTGCTGTTGCGACGATGAAGGCCCATGGTGGTTTCCTTGCCTATACTCAGGGTGACGGGCTGATGGTGTATTTCGGCTATCCCGTGGCGCAAGAGGACGATCCCTCGCGTGCTATCCGTGCTGCATTGGCCACGGCCGCAGTCGTTCAGGGGATGGAAACGCTGGCACCCAATCCGCTGAAGGTGCGCATCGGTGTGGCTACTGGCCGGGTCGTTGTCGGAGATATGCCCGGCGATTCCGCGACCCCGAGGGATTTTGTTGTTGGAGAAACGCCAAACCTTGCTACGCGGATGCAAAGTCTTGCCAATCCCGGCGAAGTTGTCGTGGCCGAAGCGACCCAGCATCTGACCAGCGGCACCTTTGATTTCGACGCGCGCGGATCGGTCTTGGTCAAGGGGTTTGGCGAGCTTCGCACCGTTTTTGCAGTGATACGGGAAACCACCGGCAAGAGCCGGTTCGATGCACACGCAGTGGATGGGGTGCAATCGATCGTTGGCCGAGAAGCAGAACTTAAGACGCTCGCCGGTTATTGGGATGCAGCCTGCGCCGGCAACGGGAATATTTGCCTGATCGAAGGCCCCCCGGGCATCGGCAAGTCCCGGCTGGTGCGTGGTATCTATTCTCTGGCGGGCCGCGCGGCGGTTGAATGGCAATGCGCGCCACACCTGACCAACCGCGCATTGCACCCGATGGTGGCCGAACTGGAGCGTGATGCCGGGATCAAGCGCAGCGACACCGCAGACATCCGGCAAGCCAAGGCAGCGGCTCTGATCGCGGATACACAGGGTCTGTCTGAAGCCGACCTGCCTTATCTGGCCAGTCTTGTCAGCGCACCAATGGAAAATGGTGCGCAGCTGGAAGCTCAGGTCCGCGCCCGGTTGACGTTCGAGGCTCTAAAGCGGCGCGTTGAGGGTATGACAACCTTAGGACCGGTGCTTGTCGTGCTGGAAGATGCCCATTGGGCCGACCCCACGACGCTGGAATTCCTTGATCTGTTGTCCGAGCATATAGCGGATCTGCCACTTTTGCTCCTAGTGACCTTCCGTCCTAGGTTTACACCGTCCGACACTCTGAAATCGTCAGGCGAAACGCTTATACTGGAGCCGCTTGATCCTGATGCTGGAATCGCTCTGGTAAACAATATCGGAGGCGAGGGTACCCTGCCGGTGGTGTTGGCACGGCGGATTATCGAAAAAACCGATGGTGTGCCACTGTTTATCGAAGAACTGACCAAATCGATTCTTGATGCGGCGCTGGACGATGACGCAGTGATGGCAGAGAGCCATGATGTGGTGGACATCCCGACTACGTTGCAGGCTTTGTTGATGTCGCGCCTTGACCGAACCGGGGTGGCCAAAGAGGTTGCTCAGCTTGGCGCGGTTATAGGACGCGAGTTCACTGTGCAGATGATCAACGCAATTGCGCCGGTCGGTTCGGATCTGGATGTTTCCTTTCAACTGCTGGAGGGGTCCGAACTTCTCCATCGTGGCGGGCTATTGGGACCGGAATACTTCGTGTTCAACCACGCACTTGTGCAGGACACAGCCTACGAATCCATGCTGCGCAGCAGGCGGCAGGAGGTTCACCTCGCACTTGCCCTCGCAATGTTGAACGGGGAACCGGCATTTGGGGTGCAAGAGCCGGAAACAATCGCCAGGCATTGCGAATTCGGTGGCTTGATAGAAGAAGCGATCGAATATTGGACGCTGGCGGGTCATGAAGCGATGGACCGTGTCGCGAACCTTGCCGCCCTCGCGCACTTCACTTCGGCTTTGCACCTTCTGGAAAACCAACCCGAAGGATCAAAGCGCGAGGATTCAGAGCTTGGTATCCAGATGGCGCTCATGGCTGTCAGCATGTCGATCTATGGCTGGGGCTCTTCCAAGGTAGCGGATGCTGCGTTTCGATCCCGTGACATCGCGCGCAGCCTGAATAATGGCGAAGCGCTTTATGGTGCGACCTGGGGTATTTGGACGATGCACTTCCTGCGCGGCGAGCTTGTGCATGGGATCAATGTGGCTCAGGAAGTTAGCAACATGGCCGACGCGGTTGGCGCGCCACTGCTGCTAACGACAGCTGATCACGCCGTGTGCTATACGCAATATTACCGTGGTGAATTGCGTGAGGCCTTTGACCGTTATGTTTTGGGTATGTCGCGCTTTGATCCGGCTGTCGATGTTGAGATCATGAAAAATTTCCAGATCACCAGCGGGCTTGCGCTGATGGATTCCGGCGCTGCTTCCGCGTGGCTCATGGGCCGTGAGGCAGAGGCAGTCGAGGGCATGCAGCAAATGTTGAGCTATATGGATCAACTAGATCACTCTCCGTCCTATGCCTATGGGCTTGGCGCACTTGGGCACTTTTCCATGGTCCAGCGCAACTGGGCCCGGATGGCCGAAGTTGCGGAGCAGAACAAGGCACTGTCCTCAGATCTTGGATACCTGATGTGGGAGAGGGTGGCGGATTTGCAACTCGTCATTTCACGCGCGTATTTGGACAACAAGCTGGCCGAGAGCGTGGACCAGGCACGCACGGCACAGGATCAATTTACCGCCTCCGGAACCCGCTTAACGGAGCTGCTCAGCATCCCACCCGTCGTGGAAATGATGATCGCGGCCGACCGGGCCGAAGATGGGCTGAAGCTGGTGGAAGACCGGATCGCACGCGCGCTGAAACACCATGAAAGATTGAACCTTGCAGATCTGTACCGGGCACGCGGATTGGCCTTTCAGGCGCTTGGAGACCTAAAGCGGGCGCAAGGTGATTTGGAAATCGCCCGGAAGATAGCACAAGCTCAAGGCGCGGTGAAACTAGTTGAACGCGCGGAATTGCAACTGAAGGAATTGGTCGCCTGA
- a CDS encoding TroA family protein yields MRNLTDEKGTEVSVPVCPQRIVSLHDLKLTIPLIELGIIPVGSHGRSDSETTAFFRSSAAVTGVDFGTSDNTWVGGKPADIEKIASLNPDLILTTTWQSADLDQLRALAPTVVFD; encoded by the coding sequence ATGCGTAATCTCACCGACGAAAAAGGTACCGAGGTTTCTGTTCCGGTTTGCCCCCAGCGCATTGTGTCATTGCATGATTTAAAGTTGACAATCCCGCTGATTGAACTTGGCATTATTCCTGTCGGTAGCCATGGCCGCAGTGACAGCGAAACCACGGCGTTTTTCCGGTCGAGTGCGGCTGTCACCGGTGTTGATTTTGGCACCTCAGACAATACCTGGGTTGGCGGCAAGCCAGCTGATATCGAAAAAATCGCCAGCCTGAACCCGGATCTGATCCTGACAACCACCTGGCAGTCAGCGGATTTAGATCAGCTGCGCGCATTGGCTCCGACGGTGGTGTTTGATTAG
- a CDS encoding NAD(P)H-hydrate dehydratase, giving the protein MTELLTAAQMRAIEQAAIESGEVTGLELMERAGRGVVEAIFEQWPELGSYASERGASPSRSPGYLEPDENDPLRAVVLCGPGNNGGDGFVVARLLKEHGWEVAVFLYGDAGTLPPDAKVNCERWERLGDVHLFEDFQPPHGAPASLYVDALFGTGLSRPLGALYRELCGAAGAETGPPRWVAVDVASGVCADSGFVLRETAEQGRPSSPPDPAIEADLTVTFHRAKLGHYLAAGASSCGKIVVKDIGLSSGDERKGVVELTTPILCGKNGASHKYTHGHALVLSGGHGNTGAARMAARGALRIGAGLVTLGSPRSAMFENAVNLTAVMVRQIDGAPGLAELLEDARYNALCVGPGMGIRADTQALVLAVLKERRPTVLDADALTRFSVKPAVLFDMLHEDCVITPHGGEFARLFPDIAERLDAPATAGPAYSKVDATREAAKRAGCVVLFKGPDTVIAAPDGRCSINSAQYQRSAPWLATAGSGDVLAGFITGMMARGFAPMQAAETAAWLHVECARKFGPGLIAEDLAEQLPAVFRDLGL; this is encoded by the coding sequence ATGACTGAACTGCTAACCGCTGCCCAGATGCGGGCTATTGAACAGGCCGCGATCGAGTCTGGTGAGGTGACTGGGCTGGAGCTGATGGAACGGGCCGGGCGGGGGGTGGTCGAGGCCATTTTTGAGCAATGGCCAGAGTTGGGTTCGTACGCCTCGGAGCGAGGGGCCAGCCCCTCGCGCTCCCCGGGATATTTAGAGCCAGATGAAAACGATCCGCTGCGCGCGGTGGTGCTGTGCGGGCCGGGTAACAATGGCGGTGACGGCTTTGTGGTGGCGCGACTGCTGAAAGAGCACGGCTGGGAGGTGGCAGTGTTTCTGTATGGGGATGCCGGGACATTGCCACCGGATGCCAAAGTGAATTGTGAGCGATGGGAAAGGCTGGGGGATGTCCATCTCTTCGAGGATTTTCAGCCTCCGCACGGAGCACCGGCGTCGCTCTATGTGGATGCGTTATTTGGGACCGGGTTGAGCCGACCGCTTGGCGCGCTTTACCGTGAGCTCTGCGGGGCGGCGGGGGCGGAGACCGGCCCTCCTCGCTGGGTGGCGGTGGATGTTGCGTCGGGGGTCTGTGCCGACAGTGGGTTTGTGCTGCGTGAGACGGCAGAACAAGGCCGCCCGTCATCGCCACCTGATCCGGCAATTGAAGCCGACCTGACAGTGACTTTTCACAGAGCTAAACTGGGGCATTATCTTGCCGCCGGGGCCTCGAGTTGCGGTAAAATTGTTGTCAAGGATATCGGGCTTTCAAGCGGTGATGAACGGAAGGGGGTTGTGGAGCTTACCACCCCGATTTTATGCGGGAAAAATGGAGCAAGCCACAAGTACACCCATGGTCACGCGCTGGTCCTGTCGGGTGGTCATGGCAACACTGGTGCTGCCCGGATGGCGGCGCGCGGGGCTTTGCGCATTGGGGCCGGGCTGGTCACATTGGGATCACCGCGCTCGGCGATGTTTGAGAATGCAGTCAACCTGACCGCAGTTATGGTGCGGCAAATCGACGGAGCGCCGGGGTTGGCAGAATTGCTTGAGGATGCGCGCTATAACGCTTTGTGTGTCGGGCCTGGAATGGGGATTCGGGCCGACACCCAGGCACTGGTTCTGGCGGTGCTAAAGGAAAGGCGGCCGACCGTTTTGGATGCGGATGCACTGACCCGGTTCAGCGTCAAACCGGCGGTGCTGTTTGATATGCTGCACGAGGACTGCGTGATCACCCCACATGGGGGCGAGTTTGCCCGGTTGTTTCCGGATATTGCCGAGAGGCTGGATGCGCCTGCGACCGCGGGCCCGGCCTATTCCAAGGTGGACGCAACCCGGGAGGCCGCGAAGCGCGCCGGATGTGTGGTGCTGTTCAAGGGACCGGATACTGTTATCGCCGCGCCGGATGGGCGCTGTTCTATCAATTCGGCGCAATACCAACGGTCGGCGCCCTGGTTGGCCACCGCCGGGTCGGGGGATGTTTTGGCAGGCTTTATCACCGGCATGATGGCGCGCGGATTTGCGCCGATGCAGGCGGCAGAAACGGCGGCCTGGCTGCATGTGGAATGTGCGCGCAAATTTGGCCCTGGTCTGATCGCCGAGGACCTGGCAGAGCAGTTGCCAGCGGTGTTCCGGGATCTGGGGCTTTAG
- a CDS encoding Hint domain-containing protein, with protein sequence MEKGHSSSVSTPMTGLLRDTVVLTRSGEVLVQDIRAGHLIITRGAGLVRVQDVACHRVLMQAISIAAGSLGDTRPDTDMILPADQQILTRDWRAKALFGLDQALVSASSLVDGEFIRDLGQQNVNLYSVKLERPQVIYAGGLEVAGSTVGTVDLRPTA encoded by the coding sequence ATGGAAAAGGGCCATTCATCATCAGTATCCACCCCGATGACCGGACTGCTGCGGGACACGGTTGTGTTGACACGCAGCGGCGAGGTCTTGGTGCAGGACATCCGCGCCGGCCACCTTATTATCACCCGCGGCGCCGGGCTGGTGCGGGTTCAGGATGTGGCGTGCCATCGCGTCCTGATGCAAGCCATATCAATTGCAGCCGGTTCGCTGGGCGATACCCGCCCCGACACCGATATGATTTTGCCCGCAGACCAGCAGATCCTGACCCGTGATTGGCGCGCAAAGGCCCTGTTCGGCTTGGATCAGGCCCTTGTGTCCGCCTCGTCTCTGGTGGACGGAGAGTTCATCCGCGATCTGGGCCAACAGAATGTCAACCTCTACTCGGTGAAACTGGAGCGCCCGCAGGTGATTTACGCAGGCGGGTTAGAGGTGGCGGGCTCCACTGTTGGCACTGTTGATTTGCGCCCGACCGCCTAA